The Corynebacterium simulans genome contains a region encoding:
- a CDS encoding YhgE/Pip family protein, with protein sequence MHQKQTPFDATQPAAHAVQETEAKGWHRILDWRPRSTLSRVLIVFLLVAPVILAATMMWAMWDPSKYMRQIDLAVVNEDAGVEKQGKYVNYGDQVVEGLLETDYLNFAEMNAQEANDGLLKGKYLMVVTIPKVFSEQAVTIISDKPVKPQIHFASNDYYGTNGSVISSSLVPQVQTSVENAISKKYADQVIEGMVKLSDGIGTAAEGAGRLDEGVGKLQAGGEKAVTGIDKLDAGAGVLNNGAGQLHDGTGRLVQGVSELSTGAGRLDDGANELATGSDKLLEGTGKLGEGASQIEGGVGQLTGMLIPLLQQAQSVVPSLIGLVDVLRGMGMTAQADQLSTLLTKLDPANSSNMVSQLEKLRDGTQQLNYNLSDPNSEYLGGMLKLNQGTHQLAEGTGQLKSGVGELSTGAVQLDEGAGRLAEGTTSLKDGTGQLKGGGAQLKDGIDRLKDGSGQLATKLGEGAAKAPHITQPDVTAQNMAVPISFTESNVHPVQTGVSAVDPTKKEITGGVSMLLVLVFGFLAMLLLAMTLPYYLRGILPAFAVVSGINFLLLLGMALMSTLMGWHPASWPMMLGVLAAIAMVGAATYQLLLVTFGRRIGAIFSVGVFAMGVMVFGGVWPTAAIPAPLRLLHPFHPMTYAKNAFTRATDGIHDGTFAGGIMVLLSVTVLAVAASYLIFRARHHGTARLLDEHKVMAATTA encoded by the coding sequence TTGCATCAGAAACAAACGCCGTTCGACGCCACGCAGCCGGCTGCCCATGCCGTGCAGGAAACGGAAGCGAAGGGGTGGCATCGCATCCTGGACTGGCGCCCGCGTAGCACACTCTCGCGGGTGCTGATCGTTTTCTTGCTGGTAGCGCCAGTCATCCTCGCAGCCACGATGATGTGGGCGATGTGGGACCCTTCCAAGTACATGCGGCAGATTGACTTGGCGGTGGTCAATGAGGACGCCGGCGTGGAAAAACAGGGCAAATACGTCAACTACGGCGATCAAGTAGTAGAAGGCCTCCTGGAAACTGACTACCTGAACTTCGCCGAGATGAACGCCCAGGAGGCAAACGATGGGTTGTTAAAGGGCAAGTACCTGATGGTGGTGACCATCCCAAAGGTTTTCTCGGAGCAAGCGGTTACCATCATCAGCGATAAGCCGGTCAAACCGCAGATCCACTTCGCCAGCAACGATTATTACGGAACGAATGGCTCGGTGATTTCTTCGAGCCTGGTTCCGCAGGTTCAGACCAGCGTTGAGAACGCGATTTCCAAAAAGTATGCGGATCAAGTCATCGAGGGCATGGTCAAGCTCAGCGATGGCATTGGTACCGCGGCCGAAGGTGCAGGCCGTCTTGACGAGGGCGTGGGCAAGCTGCAGGCTGGCGGCGAGAAGGCGGTGACCGGCATCGACAAGCTGGATGCCGGAGCGGGCGTGCTCAACAACGGTGCGGGGCAGCTGCACGATGGCACTGGCCGGCTGGTCCAGGGCGTAAGCGAGCTTTCCACGGGTGCGGGCCGGCTTGACGACGGCGCGAATGAGTTGGCGACGGGCTCCGATAAGTTGCTGGAGGGCACGGGCAAGCTTGGCGAAGGAGCCAGCCAAATCGAAGGTGGCGTCGGCCAGCTCACCGGCATGCTCATCCCACTCCTGCAGCAAGCACAGTCAGTGGTGCCGAGCCTCATCGGCTTGGTGGATGTGCTGCGCGGAATGGGCATGACGGCCCAGGCAGACCAGCTTTCCACTTTGTTGACGAAGCTGGATCCGGCAAATAGCAGCAACATGGTCTCCCAGCTGGAGAAGCTGCGTGATGGTACGCAGCAGCTGAATTACAACTTGTCCGACCCGAATTCCGAGTACCTAGGTGGCATGCTCAAGCTCAACCAAGGCACCCATCAGCTGGCGGAGGGAACCGGTCAGCTAAAAAGCGGCGTGGGCGAGCTATCTACCGGTGCCGTGCAGCTGGATGAAGGTGCGGGACGCCTGGCAGAGGGCACCACGAGCCTCAAGGATGGTACCGGTCAGTTGAAGGGCGGCGGTGCCCAATTGAAAGACGGCATCGATAGGCTCAAGGATGGTTCGGGTCAGCTCGCCACGAAGCTGGGCGAGGGTGCTGCGAAGGCCCCGCATATTACCCAGCCGGACGTGACAGCACAGAATATGGCGGTGCCGATCAGCTTCACCGAATCCAACGTTCATCCGGTGCAGACCGGCGTTAGTGCCGTCGACCCAACCAAGAAGGAAATCACGGGCGGCGTCTCGATGCTTCTGGTGCTCGTCTTTGGCTTCCTAGCCATGCTGTTGCTCGCTATGACCCTGCCTTATTATCTGCGTGGTATTTTGCCCGCATTCGCGGTGGTTAGCGGCATTAACTTCCTGTTGTTGCTGGGCATGGCGCTGATGTCCACGCTTATGGGCTGGCACCCGGCAAGCTGGCCGATGATGCTGGGAGTGCTCGCAGCAATCGCGATGGTGGGCGCTGCCACCTACCAGCTGTTGCTGGTGACCTTCGGGCGCAGGATTGGCGCCATCTTCTCGGTCGGCGTTTTTGCCATGGGAGTCATGGTCTTCGGCGGCGTGTGGCCCACGGCGGCCATCCCGGCACCGCTGCGTTTGCTGCATCCTTTTCACCCGATGACCTATGCCAAGAACGCCTTCACCCGCGCCACCGATGGCATTCATGACGGCACCTTCGCCGGCGGCATCATGGTCTTGCTCAGCGTCACCGTCTTGGCAGTAGCCGCCAGCTACCTCATCTTCCGCGCACGCCACCACGGCACCGCCCGCCTGTTGGACGAGCACAAGGTCATGGCAGCGACCACGGCTTAA
- a CDS encoding Tex family protein produces the protein MKIAATIAAEIGVKESQVETALTLLAEGNTVPFIARYRKEATGGLDDSQLRTIEERATYLRELEERKEAILAAIDEQGKLTDELRAQILECETKARLEDLYLPYKKRRKTKADIAREAGLEELTDKLIENPTANPEEMAGQFLTEGFEDTKKALEGARSIIIDRFALDADLVGEVRERMFNEGTMGASVVAGKEAEGAKFKDYFEFSEPFDQLPSHRILALLRGENEGVLQLNLDAGEDEVYEGMIAERFDLAVGDSKWLSDAVHWGWRTKLYISSGLDVRMRLKEIAEEGALKVFATNLRDVLLAAPAGQRATIGLDPGYRNGVKCAVVDSTGKVLDTAIVYPHQPQNQWSQAVNTLATLCAKHSVDLMAIGNGTASRETEKLANEIADMLKQAGGQRPTPVVVSESGASVYSASQLAADEFPDMDVSLRGAVSIARRLQDPLAELVKIDPKAIGVGQYQHDVNQTSLARTLDGVVEDAVNGVGVDLNTASVPLLERVAGVNSTIATNIVAYRDENGSFASRKELKKVPRLGPKAFEQAAGFLRINGGTDPLDSSAVHPEAYPVVARIAESTGMGVADLIGNSRVLQKLQPGDFADETFGIPTVTDIIAELDKPGRDPRPEFKTATFKEGVDKVSDLVPGMILEGTVTNVAAFGAFVDVGVHQDGLVHVSAMSNKFISDPHEVVRSGQVVKVKVMEVDVQRQRIGLSLRLDDEPGQPTQRQGGGKRGGNGGSSRGGNTGNGPKGGRGARGGRGNSGGRPAGGSMADALKKAGFGK, from the coding sequence TTGAAGATTGCAGCTACCATCGCCGCAGAGATTGGTGTAAAGGAGTCTCAGGTTGAGACTGCTTTGACGCTTCTGGCGGAGGGAAACACTGTCCCATTCATCGCGCGCTACCGCAAAGAAGCCACTGGTGGTTTGGATGATTCGCAGTTGCGCACCATCGAGGAGCGCGCGACGTACCTGCGCGAATTGGAAGAGCGTAAAGAGGCAATTTTGGCGGCTATCGATGAGCAAGGAAAGCTCACCGACGAGCTGCGTGCACAGATTCTCGAGTGTGAGACCAAGGCGCGTTTGGAAGACCTGTACCTGCCATACAAGAAGCGCCGCAAGACCAAGGCCGACATCGCTCGTGAGGCCGGCCTGGAAGAGTTGACGGACAAGCTCATTGAGAACCCCACGGCCAATCCAGAAGAGATGGCGGGGCAGTTCCTGACTGAAGGATTTGAAGACACCAAGAAGGCTCTCGAGGGCGCGCGTTCCATCATCATTGACCGGTTTGCTCTCGACGCCGACTTGGTCGGCGAGGTGCGCGAGCGCATGTTCAACGAGGGCACCATGGGCGCTTCCGTGGTGGCTGGCAAGGAAGCCGAAGGCGCCAAGTTCAAGGACTACTTCGAGTTCTCTGAGCCTTTCGACCAGCTGCCCTCGCACCGGATTTTGGCCTTGCTGCGCGGTGAGAACGAGGGCGTTCTCCAGCTCAACCTGGATGCCGGTGAAGACGAAGTCTATGAGGGCATGATTGCCGAGCGTTTTGATCTTGCGGTCGGCGATTCCAAGTGGCTTTCCGACGCCGTGCACTGGGGCTGGCGCACGAAGCTCTACATTTCTTCTGGCCTTGATGTGCGCATGCGCCTCAAAGAAATCGCGGAGGAGGGCGCGCTCAAGGTCTTTGCCACCAACCTGCGCGACGTCTTGTTGGCGGCACCGGCGGGTCAACGCGCCACGATTGGGCTGGACCCGGGCTATCGAAACGGCGTGAAGTGCGCTGTAGTTGATTCCACGGGCAAGGTTCTTGATACCGCAATTGTCTATCCGCATCAGCCGCAGAACCAGTGGAGCCAGGCAGTAAACACTCTGGCCACGCTGTGTGCGAAGCACTCGGTGGACCTTATGGCCATCGGCAACGGCACCGCTTCCCGTGAGACGGAGAAGCTGGCCAACGAGATCGCTGACATGCTTAAGCAGGCCGGCGGCCAGCGCCCAACTCCGGTCGTGGTCTCCGAGTCCGGCGCTTCGGTGTACTCGGCCTCCCAGCTGGCGGCGGATGAGTTCCCAGACATGGATGTCTCGCTGCGTGGTGCAGTCTCCATCGCACGCCGTTTGCAGGATCCCCTGGCTGAGCTGGTCAAGATTGATCCGAAGGCCATCGGCGTGGGCCAGTATCAACACGATGTCAACCAGACCTCGCTGGCGCGCACCCTCGACGGCGTGGTTGAGGATGCAGTAAACGGTGTCGGCGTTGACCTAAACACCGCATCTGTTCCGCTGCTTGAGCGCGTGGCGGGCGTAAACTCCACCATCGCCACCAACATTGTGGCCTATCGCGACGAGAATGGTTCCTTTGCCTCGCGCAAGGAGCTCAAGAAGGTGCCGCGCCTTGGGCCAAAGGCCTTCGAGCAGGCAGCAGGCTTCCTGCGCATCAATGGCGGAACCGATCCGCTCGATAGCTCGGCAGTTCACCCTGAGGCCTACCCGGTGGTGGCGCGTATCGCGGAGTCCACTGGCATGGGCGTGGCGGACTTGATTGGCAACTCCCGCGTCCTGCAGAAGCTGCAGCCGGGAGACTTTGCCGATGAGACCTTCGGTATCCCGACTGTCACCGACATCATTGCCGAGCTGGACAAGCCTGGCCGCGACCCGCGTCCAGAGTTTAAGACCGCTACTTTCAAGGAAGGCGTGGACAAAGTCTCGGACCTGGTACCGGGCATGATCCTGGAGGGGACCGTCACCAACGTTGCGGCCTTCGGCGCCTTCGTGGACGTCGGAGTGCACCAGGACGGCCTGGTACACGTCTCCGCGATGAGCAATAAGTTCATCTCTGATCCGCACGAGGTCGTGCGCTCCGGGCAGGTAGTAAAGGTCAAGGTCATGGAGGTTGACGTGCAGCGTCAGCGCATCGGCCTCTCGCTGCGCCTCGATGATGAACCAGGCCAGCCTACACAACGCCAGGGTGGCGGCAAGCGTGGTGGCAACGGCGGTAGCAGCAGAGGCGGCAACACCGGCAATGGCCCCAAAGGTGGCCGTGGAGCGCGTGGCGGCCGCGGCAATTCCGGTGGACGTCCCGCCGGCGGCTCCATGGCGGATGCGCTGAAGAAGGCCGGCTTCGGCAAATAA